In Aedes albopictus strain Foshan chromosome 3, AalbF5, whole genome shotgun sequence, the genomic window CCAGCTGCAGCGACGGCGCTATGAGTGTGTTGTTCCCTTCATACTGGATGTTGCTCACGATTCCGGGCAAATCCGGAAGATCCACCGGGACGTCGATTTTGGGTGCTTCGTTCAGCACCGGTGTGTAGAAAATTTCCTGTCCCTTTCTCTTGGAACGATTGCGGATAATCGGCGAAGATGACGACAGAATCCGTTCCTCCCGGATTCTACCGGGAGCTTTCTTCCCAGATCTGGATTTATCCTCCGCTCCCTTATAGTCCTCCGAATACTGCCTGCTATTGAACAGCAAAACCGAATCCAGAAACTGAACGTCCTTCGGCCCTGCATCCACCCTTGTCTCGTCAAACGTATAAATTCGATGCCGCTCCGCCGAGCTCTTCACGTGATAGAACTGGATCTTCTCCTGATAGGAATGGCTTGGCACGTAGGACTTCTCCCGCAAAATCCCCGCATCCACGTCGCGCATCCGGATCCCATTGGCACTGGTGAAGGTCGGCAGCACAGTGGTATCCAAATCCGCTCCCGGATACCGACAGGGCGAATAGATCACAATCGCTTCCTTGGTTTCCTTCAGTTTGGCCACCTGTTCGTTTACTTTCTCAATGCGGCCATTGAGTTTATGCAGCCGACCCCGATTAAACTCGATCCTTCGATTCACCTTACCGAAGACATCGTCAATCACTTCGTTGAGGAATTCAAACGCGTTGATGGCCTGCAGAATGGTTTCCTCATGCCGGAGATCCGGATCGATGGTTGGAATGTTGTAGCAATGCATTTTACAGACGAGAAGCGATTTCTGctaatttttgaccatgttttacTAGAATCACTATC contains:
- the LOC109412056 gene encoding WASH complex subunit 1, with the translated sequence MHCYNIPTIDPDLRHEETILQAINAFEFLNEVIDDVFGKVNRRIEFNRGRLHKLNGRIEKVNEQVAKLKETKEAIVIYSPCRYPGADLDTTVLPTFTSANGIRMRDVDAGILREKSYVPSHSYQEKIQFYHVKSSAERHRIYTFDETRVDAGPKDVQFLDSVLLFNSRQYSEDYKGAEDKSRSGKKAPGRIREERILSSSSPIIRNRSKRKGQEIFYTPVLNEAPKIDVPVDLPDLPGIVSNIQYEGNNTLIAPSLQLAAIADQLPELEDLSTMEAKETVSEVAKPPPPVPSVFPCAPPTTSSHQATTAVVTASALPPPPPPPPPPPPLPAEIMASGSSRKADENDGHPIRKKDGSAAASSGGDAHFNLMEAIRKAGGVEKANLRHSEIKEGRTDSSKPSKANPQNFIDDLHNKLQMRRKGISGARENQEPGNVIDRLSALIPPPPPKLDASASESNDEDWD